The Chryseobacterium indicum genome includes a window with the following:
- a CDS encoding alpha/beta hydrolase family protein: MKIKLTICLLAFLNFYEAQENITYQKPSPEILKLADYERPPSVLMNSKKDWIVFTYRPTYKTLEDLSQQEMKLGGLRINPVTNISSSATYANNLKVRKMNDKTEVQVKNLPSNPKITNTSFSPDEKKLAFTNTTNKGVELWIIDLETATAKKITSDNLNANLGSPYIWYKDSQNLLIKTLPQNRPALIDSSKDLPTGPIVSTADGKVSQNRTYQDLLKNPQDEKNFEVLTASEIYNVDLNGTLKKVKDQDMYSGLSFSPDGNYLMATTIKKPFSYIVPLSRFPMTTTVYDMNGNVVKVVNETPLNEIMPKGFSSVRTGKRDMGWRSDMPATLVYAEALDGGDQFKNAEFRDEIFTWEAPFSNAPKSFFKTKQRYSDVSWTNDHYAIVSEGWYDTRNTKSFLVDLNNGESKVIDDRNYQDVYSDPGNFNTTKNQYGRYVVDMKGGKSYLIGAGFTKDGQHPFIDEMDVKTMKKKRLYTSNLKNSKEEIIDILNPAKGEVLTIQQSSSQYPNYFKKSIKSSKTEAVTNFANPFESIKDVYKEVITYKRNDGVTLTGTLYLPANYDRKAKTEKLPLLIWAYPTEYKDKNTAGQNTQNPNDFTFPYYGSFVYWTTKGYAVLDDAAFPIIGEGKTEPNDTFIPQLVANAEAAINAVDQLGYIDRTKVAVGGHSYGAFMTANLLTHSKLFACGIARSGAYNRTLTPFGFQSEQRNYWDVPEIYNTMSPFMNADKMKTPLLLVHGDADNNPGTFTLQTERYFQALKNLGAPVKMVLLPKEAHGYAAKENILHLLWEQDQFLEKCLKK, encoded by the coding sequence ATGAAGATAAAACTGACCATATGCCTTCTTGCGTTCCTTAATTTTTATGAAGCGCAGGAAAATATTACCTACCAAAAGCCATCACCGGAAATCCTGAAACTGGCTGATTATGAAAGACCGCCAAGTGTTTTAATGAACAGTAAAAAAGACTGGATTGTTTTTACCTACCGTCCGACTTACAAAACACTGGAAGATTTAAGTCAGCAGGAAATGAAACTTGGAGGATTGAGAATAAATCCGGTAACCAATATTTCCAGTTCAGCAACGTATGCCAATAACCTGAAAGTGAGAAAAATGAACGATAAAACGGAAGTTCAGGTTAAAAATTTACCTTCCAATCCAAAAATCACCAATACTTCATTCTCTCCGGACGAAAAAAAGCTGGCTTTTACGAATACCACCAATAAAGGTGTGGAGCTTTGGATTATAGACCTTGAAACCGCTACCGCAAAGAAAATAACTTCCGATAACTTAAATGCAAATTTGGGAAGTCCTTATATCTGGTATAAAGATTCTCAGAATTTATTAATTAAAACTCTTCCGCAAAACAGACCTGCTTTAATAGATTCCAGCAAAGACCTTCCGACAGGTCCCATTGTTTCTACGGCAGACGGAAAAGTTTCGCAGAACAGAACGTATCAGGATCTTCTGAAAAATCCGCAGGATGAAAAGAATTTTGAGGTCTTAACCGCTTCAGAAATATATAATGTTGATCTGAATGGAACTTTAAAGAAAGTAAAAGATCAGGATATGTATTCCGGATTAAGCTTTTCGCCGGACGGAAATTATCTGATGGCAACTACCATTAAAAAACCGTTCTCTTATATTGTTCCACTAAGCAGATTTCCGATGACGACCACGGTGTATGATATGAACGGAAATGTGGTGAAAGTTGTAAACGAAACACCTCTTAACGAAATCATGCCAAAAGGATTCTCTTCCGTAAGAACCGGAAAAAGAGATATGGGATGGAGAAGCGATATGCCTGCAACTTTGGTATATGCAGAAGCTTTGGACGGAGGAGATCAATTTAAAAATGCAGAATTCAGAGATGAAATTTTCACATGGGAAGCTCCTTTCAGCAATGCTCCGAAATCTTTCTTTAAAACAAAGCAGAGATATTCTGATGTAAGCTGGACGAATGATCATTACGCCATTGTTTCCGAAGGGTGGTACGATACAAGAAATACAAAATCTTTTCTGGTTGATTTAAATAACGGAGAATCTAAAGTGATTGACGACAGAAATTATCAGGATGTGTACAGCGATCCCGGAAATTTCAATACCACAAAAAACCAGTACGGAAGATACGTTGTAGACATGAAAGGAGGAAAGTCTTACCTCATCGGAGCCGGATTTACAAAAGACGGACAGCATCCTTTCATTGATGAGATGGATGTGAAAACCATGAAAAAGAAAAGACTGTATACTTCCAATCTTAAAAATTCCAAGGAAGAAATTATTGATATTTTAAATCCTGCCAAAGGAGAAGTTCTTACGATTCAGCAGTCTTCCAGTCAGTACCCGAACTATTTTAAAAAGAGCATTAAATCCAGTAAGACAGAAGCGGTAACCAATTTCGCGAATCCTTTTGAAAGCATTAAAGATGTATACAAAGAAGTAATTACGTATAAAAGAAACGACGGCGTTACACTTACCGGAACACTTTATCTTCCTGCCAATTACGACAGAAAGGCAAAAACTGAAAAATTACCATTGTTGATCTGGGCTTATCCTACAGAATATAAAGATAAAAACACGGCAGGACAGAATACGCAGAATCCAAACGATTTCACTTTCCCTTACTATGGTTCTTTCGTGTATTGGACAACGAAAGGATATGCTGTTTTGGATGATGCTGCATTCCCGATCATCGGAGAAGGAAAAACAGAACCGAATGATACATTTATTCCTCAATTGGTAGCCAATGCAGAAGCAGCAATTAATGCGGTAGATCAATTAGGCTATATCGACAGAACGAAAGTAGCAGTTGGAGGACATTCTTACGGCGCTTTTATGACGGCAAATCTTTTAACCCATTCCAAGCTTTTCGCATGCGGAATTGCAAGAAGTGGAGCGTATAACAGAACTTTGACGCCTTTTGGTTTTCAGAGCGAACAGAGAAATTACTGGGATGTTCCGGAAATCTATAACACCATGTCACCTTTCATGAATGCAGATAAGATGAAAACGCCGCTTTTATTGGTTCATGGAGATGCAGACAACAATCCCGGAACGTTCACTTTACAGACGGAAAGATATTTTCAGGCGCTTAAAAATCTCGGAGCCCCTGTAAAAATGGTTCTTCTGCCTAAAGAAGCTCACGGATATGCAGCGAAAGAGAATATTCTTCATTTGCTTTGGGAACAGGATCAGTTTCTGGAGAAATGTTTGAAAAAATAA
- a CDS encoding DoxX family protein: MNYSNTTNSDSVLKDIALLIVRVFIGFAMLSHGFPKLQMLLEGKSDFFDFLGLGSQITLGLTVFAEFACSILLVLGLFSRISLGFLMFTMIIAGFVVHGADPFEKREMSLIYLSIYLLLMVFGVGKFSVDYMIEKRKRANDW; this comes from the coding sequence ATGAACTATTCGAACACAACAAATTCAGATTCTGTTTTAAAAGATATTGCGCTGCTAATCGTGCGGGTTTTCATTGGCTTTGCCATGCTCTCTCACGGTTTTCCCAAGCTTCAGATGCTTTTAGAAGGGAAGTCAGACTTTTTCGATTTTTTAGGATTAGGATCGCAGATCACTTTAGGTTTAACGGTTTTCGCAGAATTTGCCTGTTCAATTCTCCTTGTTTTAGGACTGTTCTCAAGAATTTCATTAGGATTTTTGATGTTTACCATGATTATTGCAGGTTTCGTAGTTCATGGAGCAGATCCTTTTGAAAAGCGGGAAATGAGTCTTATTTATCTTTCGATTTATCTCTTACTGATGGTTTTCGGAGTCGGAAAATTTTCAGTCGATTACATGATTGAGAAAAGGAAAAGAGCCAATGATTGGTAA
- the era gene encoding GTPase Era — protein sequence MHKAGFVNIVGKPNAGKSTLLNQLMGEKLAIVTQKAQTTRHRIFGIYNEEDLQIVFSDTPGVLDPKYGLQEKMMDFVKDSLQDADVFLFIVDVTDKAEPSEFLIDKLNKIPVPVLLLLNKVDQTNQEGLEKLVETWHERIPKAEILPISALNAFNTDIILPKLKSLLPENPPYYDKDQYTDKPERFFVNEAIREKILLNYEKEIPYSVEVVTEQFKEKEGIIFIDSIIYVERDTQKGIIIGHKGEAIKKVGTESRLDLEKFFNKKIHLNLFVKVKKDWRKNDRDLKNFGYR from the coding sequence ATGCACAAAGCAGGATTTGTAAATATAGTCGGAAAGCCCAATGCCGGAAAATCTACCTTGTTGAATCAACTGATGGGAGAGAAACTGGCGATTGTAACCCAAAAGGCTCAGACAACACGACACAGAATTTTCGGAATTTATAACGAAGAAGACTTACAGATCGTATTTTCAGATACTCCCGGAGTTCTGGATCCGAAATACGGTTTACAGGAAAAAATGATGGATTTTGTAAAGGATTCTTTGCAGGATGCCGATGTTTTCCTTTTCATTGTGGATGTTACCGACAAAGCTGAACCTTCGGAATTTCTGATTGATAAGCTGAACAAAATTCCTGTGCCTGTTTTGCTTTTGCTGAATAAAGTAGACCAGACCAATCAGGAAGGTCTGGAAAAACTGGTAGAAACATGGCATGAGAGAATTCCGAAAGCGGAAATCCTGCCTATTTCTGCATTAAATGCTTTTAATACAGACATTATTTTACCAAAGCTTAAATCTTTACTACCGGAAAATCCGCCTTACTACGATAAAGATCAGTATACGGACAAGCCTGAAAGATTCTTTGTAAATGAGGCAATCCGTGAGAAAATCCTTTTGAATTACGAAAAAGAAATTCCGTATTCTGTGGAAGTGGTTACGGAACAGTTCAAAGAAAAGGAAGGAATTATTTTCATCGATTCTATAATTTATGTGGAAAGAGATACCCAGAAAGGAATTATCATCGGACATAAAGGAGAAGCAATTAAAAAAGTCGGAACAGAATCCAGACTGGATCTTGAAAAATTCTTCAATAAAAAAATTCACCTGAATCTCTTTGTTAAAGTAAAAAAAGACTGGAGAAAAAACGACAGGGATTTGAAAAATTTTGGGTACAGATAG
- a CDS encoding carbohydrate kinase family protein, which yields MTEEIMTTEKRPYIVCFGEVLWDIFPEGSRAGGAPFNVAYNVHKMGVDVKMLSKTGKDELGEKLTDKIKSWGITTDFIQVDEVHPTSTVIAKIDEHNEASYEIVENVAWDFIDFLPEHQDLVANAEVFVFGSLSARNEKTRETLLQLLELAKLKIFDVNFRPPFIDFEFIKILLNKADVVKMNKAEMKQILEFMGEEYTSEEESVLFIQKEFKVNEIILTKGSKGAGYFVGDQNYSFPAVPITIADTVGSGDSFLAGFISKRIQNQEPEEIIKEGIALGAFITSKSGACPDYSYSEFQKFKESKF from the coding sequence ATGACAGAAGAGATAATGACGACAGAAAAAAGACCTTATATTGTATGCTTCGGTGAAGTTTTGTGGGATATTTTCCCGGAAGGTTCAAGAGCAGGAGGTGCACCTTTTAATGTTGCCTATAATGTTCATAAAATGGGCGTTGACGTAAAAATGCTGAGCAAAACAGGAAAGGATGAACTGGGAGAAAAATTAACCGATAAAATTAAAAGTTGGGGAATTACCACAGATTTTATTCAGGTAGATGAAGTTCATCCTACGAGTACGGTGATCGCTAAAATAGATGAACACAATGAAGCGAGTTACGAAATTGTTGAAAATGTAGCATGGGATTTTATAGATTTTCTTCCTGAACATCAGGATTTGGTTGCCAATGCGGAAGTTTTTGTTTTCGGAAGTCTTTCTGCCAGAAATGAAAAGACCAGAGAAACCTTGCTTCAACTGCTTGAATTGGCAAAACTGAAAATTTTTGATGTAAATTTCAGACCGCCTTTTATCGATTTTGAATTCATTAAAATATTGTTGAACAAAGCCGATGTTGTAAAGATGAACAAAGCGGAAATGAAGCAGATCCTTGAATTTATGGGTGAAGAATATACAAGCGAAGAAGAAAGTGTTCTATTCATTCAGAAAGAATTTAAGGTTAATGAAATTATTTTAACCAAAGGAAGTAAAGGCGCGGGTTATTTTGTAGGAGATCAAAATTACAGTTTTCCTGCAGTTCCCATCACCATTGCAGATACAGTGGGAAGCGGCGATTCTTTTCTTGCCGGTTTTATTTCCAAAAGAATTCAGAATCAGGAGCCTGAAGAAATTATTAAGGAAGGAATTGCTTTAGGAGCATTTATTACTTCAAAATCTGGTGCGTGTCCGGATTACAGTTACTCCGAATTTCAAAAGTTTAAAGAATCAAAATTCTAA
- a CDS encoding LacI family DNA-binding transcriptional regulator: MKRASIKDIARIAEVSVATVSYVLNKKEGSRISEVTKTRILDVAKSINYTPNKIAKSLKMNKTKLIGLIVADISNDFYSNIARNIEDEAMKLGYTLLIGSCDENPEKFKKLTELFSEQQVDGMIIAPVVDSDEAINKLILEEYPIVTIDRYLKNVSLPGVMINNSEISEQICDHLVRKDFDEIIYVGYDTELPHLLDRQDGFDQRIAKSDISAKRILIGIHNITEEVHQKMQENLDLSKKTAIYFSSNKLGIAGLRYLIDHNINVPEQVSLVAFDETEAYYLFPTEVSFVQQPLYDMAKESVELLDNQINNYTTNGKRVTFHAKFMERSSVK, encoded by the coding sequence ATGAAAAGAGCTTCTATTAAAGACATTGCGAGAATTGCTGAAGTTTCTGTAGCTACGGTTTCCTATGTCCTCAATAAAAAAGAAGGAAGCAGAATTAGTGAAGTAACGAAAACCAGAATTCTAGATGTCGCAAAAAGCATCAATTATACACCGAACAAAATTGCAAAAAGTCTGAAAATGAATAAGACCAAGCTGATCGGACTGATTGTTGCGGATATTTCGAATGACTTTTATTCCAACATTGCAAGAAATATTGAAGATGAAGCCATGAAATTGGGGTATACACTTCTGATCGGAAGCTGCGATGAAAATCCTGAAAAATTTAAAAAACTGACCGAACTTTTCTCAGAACAGCAGGTTGACGGAATGATTATCGCCCCGGTTGTGGATTCGGATGAAGCCATCAATAAACTTATTCTTGAAGAATACCCAATCGTAACCATCGATCGTTATCTTAAAAATGTAAGTCTTCCGGGAGTAATGATCAATAATTCAGAAATTTCTGAACAGATCTGCGATCATCTGGTAAGAAAAGATTTTGATGAAATTATTTATGTAGGTTACGATACAGAGCTACCGCATCTGCTGGACAGACAGGATGGTTTTGACCAGAGAATTGCAAAGTCGGATATTTCTGCGAAAAGAATTTTAATCGGAATTCATAATATTACGGAAGAAGTGCATCAAAAAATGCAGGAAAATCTGGATCTTTCCAAAAAAACAGCCATCTATTTTTCAAGTAACAAACTGGGAATTGCAGGACTCAGATATTTAATCGATCATAACATTAATGTTCCCGAACAGGTTTCATTGGTGGCGTTCGACGAAACAGAAGCCTATTATCTTTTCCCGACTGAAGTTTCATTTGTACAGCAGCCTTTATACGATATGGCTAAAGAATCTGTGGAGCTTCTTGATAACCAGATTAATAATTATACAACTAACGGAAAAAGAGTAACTTTCCATGCTAAATTTATGGAAAGAAGCTCGGTAAAATAG
- a CDS encoding Crp/Fnr family transcriptional regulator, translating into MEIDQILDRIYLLPEISKIKLKQYITEVSYPKNFCLMEAGKVIPHIYLLKKGIVRAYASTEDRDITFWFGSEGEPVVSMKSYVENNPGYENIELLENCELYQLETEHLKKLFNEDIHIANWGRKFAERELVKTEELIISRQYKTALERYKDLVKNKPDLIRRVQLGHIASYLGISQVSLSRIRAEIKL; encoded by the coding sequence ATGGAAATTGACCAGATTCTCGACCGCATTTACTTACTTCCCGAAATCTCAAAAATAAAACTGAAACAATACATTACAGAAGTTTCTTATCCTAAGAATTTCTGTCTGATGGAAGCTGGAAAGGTAATTCCTCATATTTATTTGTTGAAAAAAGGAATTGTTCGTGCGTATGCATCTACAGAAGACAGAGACATCACATTCTGGTTCGGAAGTGAAGGCGAACCTGTGGTTTCCATGAAAAGTTATGTGGAAAACAATCCCGGATACGAAAATATTGAACTGTTGGAAAACTGCGAATTGTATCAACTGGAAACAGAGCATCTTAAAAAATTATTCAACGAAGATATTCATATAGCGAATTGGGGAAGAAAGTTTGCGGAAAGAGAACTGGTAAAAACCGAAGAACTGATTATTTCAAGACAATATAAAACGGCTCTTGAAAGATATAAAGATTTGGTAAAAAACAAACCTGACCTGATCAGAAGGGTTCAGCTTGGGCATATTGCTTCTTATTTAGGGATTTCGCAGGTAAGCCTGAGCAGAATAAGAGCGGAGATTAAGTTGTAG
- a CDS encoding DMT family transporter, which yields MNWIILIIAGLFEVAFASCLGKVKETSGTTMYFWFAGFLISLTVSMLLLIKATQTLPIGTAYAVWTGIGAVGTVLMGIFFFKDPVSFWRIFFIVTLIGSVVGLKAVSAH from the coding sequence ATGAATTGGATCATCTTGATTATTGCAGGGTTATTTGAAGTTGCCTTTGCTTCATGTCTGGGAAAAGTAAAGGAAACAAGCGGAACAACAATGTACTTTTGGTTTGCAGGTTTTCTGATCTCTTTAACGGTAAGTATGCTTTTACTGATTAAAGCCACCCAAACCTTACCTATCGGAACCGCTTATGCCGTCTGGACAGGAATTGGAGCAGTAGGAACGGTTTTAATGGGAATTTTTTTCTTTAAAGATCCTGTAAGTTTCTGGAGAATTTTCTTTATTGTTACTTTAATCGGATCTGTGGTTGGACTGAAAGCTGTTTCCGCACATTAA
- a CDS encoding T9SS type A sorting domain-containing protein, producing MKKTLLLLCCGGLLLAQNTSQLFNTNWYISQMIIGGQTTVTPTMDQSLQPSTFSNSSGSNVFTSKYFNVSGIPLTFSTIDDSFTKNGSSGCTLADYWGNNMTAVQGYDQKNCDFYVNPAIGQVYNYQVVPNGSGKTLIITNPSNGNKIYYNSFILSTKENNLKTTISFQNPVKDNLIVINLENDLPVKVFNMLGQMMYGGKTYDKKVKIDTQNFEKGQYILMIEGQKPLKFIKE from the coding sequence ATGAAAAAAACTTTACTTCTTTTGTGTTGCGGCGGTCTTTTATTGGCTCAAAATACTTCCCAACTGTTCAATACAAACTGGTATATTTCACAAATGATTATAGGAGGACAAACAACCGTTACTCCTACGATGGATCAGTCGCTTCAGCCTTCTACATTTTCAAATTCATCGGGAAGCAATGTTTTTACCTCCAAATATTTTAATGTTTCCGGAATACCGCTTACCTTTTCTACTATAGATGATTCATTTACAAAAAACGGTTCTTCGGGATGTACGTTGGCTGATTACTGGGGAAATAATATGACGGCTGTACAAGGATATGATCAAAAAAATTGCGATTTTTACGTTAATCCGGCAATTGGTCAGGTTTATAATTATCAGGTTGTTCCTAATGGTTCGGGAAAGACTCTCATCATTACGAATCCTTCTAATGGAAATAAAATTTATTATAACAGTTTCATTTTATCAACGAAAGAGAATAATCTTAAAACTACCATTTCTTTTCAAAATCCTGTAAAGGATAATTTAATTGTAATAAATCTGGAAAATGATCTTCCTGTAAAGGTTTTCAATATGCTTGGACAAATGATGTATGGAGGTAAAACGTATGACAAAAAAGTGAAAATTGACACTCAAAATTTTGAAAAAGGACAATATATTTTAATGATTGAAGGGCAAAAGCCTTTGAAATTTATCAAAGAATAA
- a CDS encoding class I SAM-dependent methyltransferase produces MKKVTKLLLNKIPRPMLIKMSIWARPLIYQFFKGDTFFDPIDGRSYRKFLPYGYGSQRENALSPGTLSLERHRQMWLYLQNETNFFIKNYKVLHIAPEQEFLRKFKRMKNLNYISADLFSPIVDVKADILDLPFENESFDIVFCNHVLEHIEDDAKAMSELYRVLRPGGWGILQVPMKNSLEKTYEDFTIKDPKERQKHFGQYDHVRWYGMDYFDRLQKAGFETDINFYSKQFTEEEIKKYGLRENEILPIVYKK; encoded by the coding sequence ATGAAAAAAGTAACTAAACTTTTACTGAATAAAATTCCGCGTCCGATGCTGATCAAAATGAGCATTTGGGCACGACCTCTTATCTATCAGTTCTTTAAAGGCGATACGTTTTTTGATCCGATTGACGGAAGATCTTACCGGAAATTTCTTCCTTACGGATACGGAAGTCAGCGCGAAAACGCTTTGTCGCCGGGAACTTTAAGTCTGGAAAGACATCGCCAGATGTGGTTGTATCTGCAAAATGAGACCAATTTTTTCATTAAAAATTATAAAGTTCTGCATATTGCTCCGGAACAGGAATTCTTGAGAAAATTTAAGAGAATGAAAAACTTAAACTACATTTCAGCCGATCTTTTTTCGCCGATTGTAGATGTAAAAGCAGACATTCTCGATCTTCCTTTTGAGAATGAAAGTTTTGATATTGTTTTTTGCAACCACGTTTTGGAACACATTGAAGATGATGCCAAAGCGATGAGTGAACTGTACCGTGTTTTAAGACCGGGAGGTTGGGGAATTCTTCAGGTTCCGATGAAAAATTCTTTGGAAAAAACGTATGAAGATTTTACGATCAAAGATCCGAAAGAACGTCAGAAGCATTTCGGACAGTATGATCACGTTCGCTGGTACGGAATGGACTATTTTGACCGACTGCAAAAAGCTGGATTTGAAACGGATATTAATTTCTATTCTAAACAGTTTACCGAAGAGGAAATAAAAAAATACGGGCTTAGAGAAAATGAAATTCTGCCTATAGTATACAAAAAATAA
- the map gene encoding type I methionyl aminopeptidase: MIQLKTIDELRLMKESARLVSRTLGMLAKEIKPGITTLYLDKLAHDFIKDHGAEPAFLGYGGFPYSLCISPNEQVVHGFPSKEEIKEGDVLSVDCGAVLNGFVGDHAYTFEIGEVKPETKKLLKIAKESLYKGIEQCVRGKRIGDISHAIQAHCEKEGYGVVRELVGHGVGRQMHEDPQVPNYGRQGSGKVIKDGLTIAIEPMINLGTEKVKFHNDGWTVTTLDNQPSAHFEHDVAVINGKPVLLSTFQYIYDALGIVSDEEKAFQLDF; the protein is encoded by the coding sequence ATGATTCAATTAAAGACAATAGACGAACTACGTCTTATGAAAGAAAGTGCCCGTCTGGTTTCAAGAACATTAGGAATGTTGGCGAAAGAAATCAAACCAGGGATTACCACTTTATATTTGGATAAACTAGCGCATGATTTCATAAAGGATCACGGTGCTGAACCTGCATTTTTAGGATATGGAGGTTTTCCGTACTCTTTATGTATTTCTCCAAATGAACAGGTGGTTCACGGTTTTCCAAGCAAAGAAGAAATTAAAGAAGGAGACGTACTTTCTGTAGACTGTGGTGCTGTTCTGAACGGTTTCGTGGGTGATCATGCCTATACTTTTGAAATTGGGGAAGTAAAGCCTGAGACCAAAAAACTTTTGAAAATAGCCAAAGAATCTCTTTATAAAGGAATTGAGCAGTGTGTACGAGGAAAAAGAATCGGAGATATTTCTCACGCTATTCAGGCGCACTGCGAAAAAGAAGGATATGGTGTTGTAAGAGAACTTGTTGGTCATGGTGTCGGAAGACAAATGCATGAAGATCCGCAGGTTCCGAATTATGGAAGACAAGGAAGCGGAAAAGTAATTAAAGACGGATTAACGATTGCAATCGAACCGATGATTAATCTGGGAACTGAAAAAGTGAAGTTTCATAATGATGGATGGACGGTGACAACGTTAGACAATCAGCCTTCTGCTCACTTCGAACACGATGTTGCGGTAATTAACGGAAAACCGGTGTTGCTTTCAACATTCCAGTATATTTATGACGCTTTAGGAATCGTAAGCGATGAAGAAAAAGCGTTCCAATTGGATTTTTAA
- a CDS encoding BT0820 family HAD-type phosphatase, with amino-acid sequence MMNNKKIAVDFDGTIVDDAYPGIGKAKIFAFETLKRLQAEGFRLILWTYRHGKTLDEAVEFCRENGVEFYAVNSSFEGEVFDPETQSRKLDADWFIDDRNLGGFPGWGEIYNIIQERIEFRVEGKEVLAYSKLKKEKKKGLFW; translated from the coding sequence ATGATGAATAATAAAAAAATTGCTGTTGATTTCGATGGAACCATTGTGGACGATGCATATCCGGGAATCGGCAAGGCAAAAATTTTTGCTTTCGAAACACTTAAAAGACTTCAGGCGGAAGGTTTCAGATTGATTCTGTGGACATACAGACACGGAAAAACACTGGATGAGGCAGTAGAATTCTGCAGAGAAAACGGTGTTGAGTTTTATGCAGTTAATTCAAGTTTTGAAGGAGAAGTTTTCGATCCCGAAACACAATCCAGAAAATTGGATGCAGACTGGTTCATAGACGACAGAAATCTGGGAGGATTTCCGGGATGGGGCGAAATTTATAATATTATTCAGGAAAGAATAGAATTCCGTGTAGAAGGAAAAGAGGTTTTAGCCTATTCAAAATTAAAAAAAGAAAAGAAAAAAGGATTATTCTGGTAG
- a CDS encoding acyl-ACP desaturase yields the protein MYQKLVRKEVMGILEKEVGSFLNKFLTPIEKIWQPSDYLPDPSSEDFKHDLDEIQTFAREMPYDLFVTLIGDCITEEALPSYESWLMGVEGVDQEQKEIGWANWVRAWTAEENRHGDLLSKYLYLCGRVNMREVEVTTQYLINDGFDLGTSMDPYRNFVYTSFQETATNISHRRVGTLAKQSGNGKLAKMCGVIAADEARHAKAYKHFVAKILEIDPSEMILAFEDMMRKKIVMPAHMMRQSGQKAGELWGHFSDAAQRCMVYTGQDYINILKDLLDEWKIEHVKGLNEKAEKAQEYLMKLPARLQKITDRISTPDLQFQFSWVKS from the coding sequence ATGTATCAAAAGCTTGTAAGGAAAGAAGTAATGGGAATTTTGGAAAAGGAAGTAGGTTCTTTTCTGAATAAATTTTTAACGCCAATTGAGAAAATCTGGCAACCCTCTGATTATCTTCCGGATCCCTCGAGCGAAGATTTTAAACATGATTTAGACGAAATTCAGACTTTTGCACGTGAAATGCCTTATGATCTTTTCGTAACCCTTATTGGTGACTGCATCACAGAAGAAGCTTTGCCTTCTTACGAATCCTGGTTAATGGGAGTAGAAGGGGTAGATCAGGAGCAGAAAGAAATCGGATGGGCAAACTGGGTGAGAGCCTGGACTGCAGAAGAAAACAGACACGGAGATCTTTTAAGTAAATATCTTTATTTGTGCGGAAGAGTAAATATGAGAGAAGTTGAGGTTACTACTCAATATCTTATTAATGACGGTTTCGATTTGGGAACAAGTATGGATCCTTACAGAAACTTCGTATACACAAGTTTTCAGGAAACAGCAACCAATATTTCCCACAGAAGAGTAGGAACGTTAGCAAAACAGTCCGGAAACGGAAAATTGGCTAAAATGTGCGGTGTGATTGCTGCAGATGAAGCGAGACACGCGAAAGCATACAAACATTTCGTAGCAAAAATTTTAGAAATTGATCCTTCGGAAATGATTCTTGCTTTTGAAGATATGATGCGTAAGAAAATCGTAATGCCGGCTCACATGATGAGACAGTCCGGACAAAAAGCAGGAGAACTTTGGGGACATTTTTCGGATGCTGCACAGAGATGCATGGTATATACAGGACAGGATTACATCAATATCCTGAAAGACCTTCTGGATGAATGGAAGATTGAACATGTAAAAGGTCTAAACGAAAAAGCTGAAAAAGCACAGGAATATTTAATGAAACTTCCTGCAAGGCTGCAGAAAATTACAGACAGAATTTCAACGCCGGATCTTCAGTTTCAGTTCAGTTGGGTAAAAAGTTAG